TGGTCTGAACGATCTCCTTAAAGCCCATACACTGGGGTCCTCTTAGTATCATCATATAATCTGGGTGGCTTTCTTGAAGGATGATCTCTTCCATATTATCCACTAGATCCTTGACATGGATAGGGCACAGTGGAGTCCCTACTCCTCCTGGATATACGACCAGCCGTTTTTGAAGAACGGTTCTGATCAATGATTCGATCCCTTCTTCTTTGCCTCCCCCGAATACCTCACTGGGTCTGAGGATAAGATGGTCGGGGCAATGTGATCGTATGTACTCCTCCGCACGGAACTTACTGACCCCATAGGCACCCGAATGCATACCAGCTACACGACTGCTGATGAATACAAAGCGTTGGCCTGGATCACAGGCATCGACCAGTGCACGAGTGGCGAGGTGATTGACCTGCTCGTAGAGATTCTCATCGTGAGAATGGGTGATAGCCGCTCCATGAATGACCATATCACATGTAGCCAAGTGATCACGCCATGTATCTGGCTGCAATAGATCCCCGTGTATCAGTTCTATCCCCTCCATGGAAATCGACTGTCTGCTAAGTCCTATGCAGGTATTCCCTCTGTCTCGGAGTCGAGTTGCCAGATCGCGAAGTAGGAATGATGTGATACCGGTGATGAATATCCGTTGGTCTGTCATTTACGCTTGCCGTACTCTCTGAATCTATAAGCGACCAGGTTCTTCATGAACTCGAAGATGGCGGCTATCTTGACAAAACTCTGCCTTCCTTCCAATTCTTCGAAGACTACTGGAAACTCGTAGAAGGGGATCCGATGACGCCCTACCTGTATCATGATCTCTGCATCGATGAACCAATCATCGGAGTGCAGATCCAAGCGCTGATAGGCCTCACGCGTGAGCATTTTGGGTTTGCTGTTGACATCTTTGGACCGTATGCTGCTGAATAGCGCTTTGAAGAGGAGGTTATAGCCTCCGCTGATGAGTCTGCGATAGAAACCATCGTTCCGTTGTTCGCGATAGGTCTTGACCAGTCCGAACTCCCCTTTCTTGATGATTTCGAAACAGTGGGCGATACTCTCTATCGGAAACTGCCCGTCCCCGTCTATCACACAGATATATCGTCCTGATGCATGCTCCAGTCCCATGCGCATATCCCAGCCCATCATGCCTTCTTTGGGTTTGCAGATGGCCTTGAACATGGGGTCTTCAGCAGCAATCTTCTCTACTACCTGCTGTGTGCGATCTCCACTACCTTCCCAATAATTCCCCACCAATACGATCTCACTCTGTGGACTGAGAGAAGTGATGAGTTCCTTGGTCTTCTGTGCAAAAGGGATGATGGACTCCTCAGAACGATAGCAGAGGATGACCACAGATAGTTCGATGTCTGTTGGGATCGACACCGCGTGAAGGTAAGATAGAGATCAAGAATTCGATTTCTTGCTGAGCCGGATTGTTTTAACAATCCTCATTCTCAGTGAAAGCTTGTAGTCCGGAAAAAAAGAACGCGTTGTCTTCACAACGCGTTCCGCTTTGAGCGAGAGACGGGATTCGAACCCGCGACCCTAACCTTGGCAAGGTTATGCTCTACCAACTGAGCTACTCTCGCTTATCCCGTATAAACGGGCGGCAAATATAAACGATTCTTGATTTAGAAAAAGTCAACTAGGGAGTGTTTCTCGTACGTAGGAGATGACTTCTTGACTGGCACCCTGATTGGCCGCGCAGTAGCGCCAAGCCTGCTGGCCGGCCGACTCTTTCAGTTCTTCGTCCTCAAAGAGAAGCTTGTTCAGCATCGCGTTCAGTTCTTTCTGCGTCTCTACAGAGAAGGCCGCGCCATTCTCTACTAGGTCCACTGCTTCTTTGAACATCTGATATCTGGGTCCGAAGAGTATCGGCCTGGACCACACGGCTGCTTCTAGCGTATTATGGATTCCAGCACCGAATCCTCCCCCTATCAAGGCGACTGTAGCGTACTTGTATAGGTATGAAAGCATACCTATGCTATCTACGAAAAGCACCTTTTCATTTCCGGAAGACTCTTCCATTTCAGAGTATCGGATGGCCGGTGACCTGCACTTATTGATGAATTCTGAGATCCGCTTCTGATCGATCTCATGTGGGGCGAAGATCACCTTGAAGTCACGCTCTGGATGGCTATTGATATACTCCATCATCAGGATCTCATCATATGGCCAACTGCTACCCACCACGATCACTGGAAGGTCTCTACAGAAGCGTTCGATCTTCTCAAGAGATCGTTCCTCATTCTTCATCTCCATCACCCGGTCGAAACGCGTATCTCCATTGACCGTGTAGTTGGTGAAACCGATCTCTTCCAACAGTCGAGCACTCTCTTCATTCTGGAGAAAGAAATGACTGAAGGCTTCAAGTCCTTTCTTGAAAAAACCTCCCCAAGGCTTGAAGAATCCCTGTTTAGCATGCAACCTTCCAGATACCAGTATGGTCGGAATCTGATTGCGCTTAAGTTCATTCAGGTGATTGAACCAGAATTCATACTTGATGAACAAGGCTATTGTTGGATCGAGGATCTCGATGAATCTTTTGGCATTCTGTTTTGTATCGAGGGGCAAGTAGGTCACCAGATCCACTTTATCATAGTCCTTCCTGATCGTATATCCGGAGGGAGAAAAAAAGGAAAGGACCAGTTGGGCATGAGGAAACTCCTTGCGTAATGCTTCTATGATCGGTCTCCCCTGTTCGAATTCGCCCAAGCTGGCAGCATGGATCCAGATCACCGGACCTCCACGATCCTGCATTACCTGCTGAAGGCGTTCGGCCCAATTCTTACGTCCTTGTAACCAGAGTCGTGCTTTTTCCTTGAAAGGATATGCGAGACGGATTCCCAGCACATACATACGCATCATCAGGTCATAGAGGGCCTGCTGCACCATATCATCTATAGAATTTTCCTGCTGATCTGCGGTAGATGGGAAAGGACCAAGAGACCTTGACTCCATATAGGGAATCCAGTCGCTTGCTATCGTCCTTGCGCATGAGGTCGAAATTGAAATCCCTACGACTTTGCGTCCAGGCTTGATAGCCTTCCAGTCCGATGGTCAAATTGACCAATCGATTATTGCTCAACAGTTGATAGCCGATGAACTGATAGGCTGAGAATCCATTACTCAATCGATCATACCCTTTGAGGTATTCACCTTCCAACTGGGGAACATCATTATTCCGCGTCTCCAGTCGGATATTATGCTGAAGCATACCGCCTCCTAGTCGCACTACCAGTCCGCTGTTGTCATTGGGACCGAAGAGTGGTATGACCCGACCCACAGTCCCGACCAATGTCATACCTCTTTCCAGCAACAACAACTCGGTGAATCCTCCTTCCTGATCGATCACAAAGCCCTCCGATGTGCGGATGTTGACAGCCACATCCTCCTTGACCTTGTTTCCGAAGATGAAACCACCCTCGAGACCGAAGACCCAATTGCTGCCCGTTTTGTAGTGATAAGAAGCTCCTAGAAATCCATTCTCACCGAATCGTTCGCTGATATCCCCTGCTGGGATATGCGCTCCCAGACTGAAATCTATCATGGACATGGAGATGATGGAATCCTGAATGTTCCGCTGAGCTGCCAACTGCGATATGCCTAGGCCTATGGATATTCCCAGAAGAGTCAAGGAAAGTCGTAACATCTCGTTCTTACGCATAGAGCGCAAAGGTATCAAACGCTTTTCTCGATTGCCCTGAGCGATAGGAGCGAGATGCTCAGAAGCATGATTTCGAGGGCATGATTCTCTATCTTCGCAGCCCTAATCCAAGTATGATTTCATGAGACCCATCCAGATGGTCGACTTGCTCGGTCAGTATGATAAGATTCAAGAAGAGATCGATCAAGCCGTGACCGATGTCATCAGAAGCTCAGCCTACATCAATGGCCCAGAAGTCAAAGCCTTCCAAAAGGAACTGGAAGAATACCTGGATGTGGCCCATGTGATCCCTTGTGCCAACGGTACAGATGCTTTGCAACTCTGCATGATGGCGCTCGACCTGAAACCCGGTGATGAAGTGATCACGGCTAGCTTCACTTATGTGGCAACTGCTGAAGTCATAGCTCTTCTAGGTCTCACACCTGTACTGGTCGATGTGGATCCAGATACGTTCAACATAGACCTGGACGCGATCAAGGACGCCATTACAGAAAAGACCAAGGCCATCGTTCCCGTACATCTATTCGGACAGTGCGCTGATATGGAA
This is a stretch of genomic DNA from Flavobacteriales bacterium. It encodes these proteins:
- a CDS encoding NAD(P)-dependent oxidoreductase; translation: MTDQRIFITGITSFLLRDLATRLRDRGNTCIGLSRQSISMEGIELIHGDLLQPDTWRDHLATCDMVIHGAAITHSHDENLYEQVNHLATRALVDACDPGQRFVFISSRVAGMHSGAYGVSKFRAEEYIRSHCPDHLILRPSEVFGGGKEEGIESLIRTVLQKRLVVYPGGVGTPLCPIHVKDLVDNMEEIILQESHPDYMMILRGPQCMGFKEIVQT
- a CDS encoding glycosyltransferase family 2 protein gives rise to the protein MSIPTDIELSVVILCYRSEESIIPFAQKTKELITSLSPQSEIVLVGNYWEGSGDRTQQVVEKIAAEDPMFKAICKPKEGMMGWDMRMGLEHASGRYICVIDGDGQFPIESIAHCFEIIKKGEFGLVKTYREQRNDGFYRRLISGGYNLLFKALFSSIRSKDVNSKPKMLTREAYQRLDLHSDDWFIDAEIMIQVGRHRIPFYEFPVVFEELEGRQSFVKIAAIFEFMKNLVAYRFREYGKRK
- a CDS encoding 3-deoxy-D-manno-octulosonic acid transferase; this encodes MVQQALYDLMMRMYVLGIRLAYPFKEKARLWLQGRKNWAERLQQVMQDRGGPVIWIHAASLGEFEQGRPIIEALRKEFPHAQLVLSFFSPSGYTIRKDYDKVDLVTYLPLDTKQNAKRFIEILDPTIALFIKYEFWFNHLNELKRNQIPTILVSGRLHAKQGFFKPWGGFFKKGLEAFSHFFLQNEESARLLEEIGFTNYTVNGDTRFDRVMEMKNEERSLEKIERFCRDLPVIVVGSSWPYDEILMMEYINSHPERDFKVIFAPHEIDQKRISEFINKCRSPAIRYSEMEESSGNEKVLFVDSIGMLSYLYKYATVALIGGGFGAGIHNTLEAAVWSRPILFGPRYQMFKEAVDLVENGAAFSVETQKELNAMLNKLLFEDEELKESAGQQAWRYCAANQGASQEVISYVRETLPS